Genomic window (Pirellulales bacterium):
TGCAAGTGGCCACAGTTGATTTCGCGAAACAAATCACTTTGATCATTTCTACACCGCCGGTTCGAAGGCATCTTCTGGCTCAAAGATTTCCCGACCATCAAGTGCTGGTGGCGGTAGCGTTGCGCCGCAGTGCGCGCACTGGCGGATGCCGACAAGCCGCCTTCGACCGCAGCCGGCGCACAACTCGCGCGCCGGCCAGTCAAACAGACTGAGTATGACCACGACTCCTGCGGGTCCTAAAAGCAGACTCACGACCGACCAGGCCAACGCTGTTGCGATTCCAAACCCCAGTCGTCTGCTCAGAAAGAATGCGCCAACTCCGCTCAGCAAACTTGAGATCAGCATGTTTCTGATAAACGATGGCCAACATTGCCGATAGTCAGTTTCAAAGATCCAATCCAAATTGCATGCGGCATACAGCGGCAACAGCACAGGCGGCCAGATCGCACCCATGATGGCGGTACGCCGCCATTTCCTCTCTGAAGTATCCGCCGCGATTTGAGCGAGTTGCGTTTGGCGCACCAGTTGCCCTTCTGTGGAATACTCAAAGACTTGAGAAGAGACGGATGTCTCGAACTGTGGAAGGGGGTCCGCCAAGACAAGAAAATGATGATTGGACGGCAAAACAGCAAACTGAAAAAAGTATTTGCTTTTGTCCAAATTGAAAGGGACTGTAAAAACTTTATCGCCCGACGGCTTCAATACATGGAGCGTCGATCGCGTTAGAACAACGACGATCGGATTCGTCTGTGGTGGAAGTTCACAGGCGGAAACCACGGGATCATCCGTGGAAGCAACAAGCAAAGGCCGAACACGATGCTGGTCAAGCTCCATCCAGTACACTGCAGACGGAAACGTAAGTGTGTGCGTATTAGCCTGAAGGAATAAATTTAAGGGCGATGCCGGAAACTGCTGGCTCGGCCCCTCGGCCATCGACGAGAAACCCGATGGGCCGACAGTTCCGAGGAGGACGTGAGTAATTGGATCATAGAGTTTGATAATCCGTTCCACCGCATCCAGAACGCAAATGTAAGGGACCAGTGCGGCGCCCGCAGCGGTGGACATGGCAATGTCGCGACCCCCGGCACTCCCGATGTTGACGCCGCCTTCGACCTTAGGTGTGGCGACTGCGCGCAGGCGAACTACTTCAGGCACCGAACTGCGGTAACCGCGCGATTGCATCGAGTACGGCCAAGGCACCGATGAATCGTCGAAGACGAGGTTACTGAATTGGATAAACTGATTAGCATTGGCCGGATCATCAACATCGACGCCGGAGTATTTCGCAAGCGGAAGACCATTGGAATCGGAAATTATGCACCGGCGGTCGCTCCCGTCCAACGTCCAGTGAATCCGCAATATGCTGCCATCGGCGTCTACGCGAAGGCCATTCCAGGCAGAGACTGTATTAAAGACACCGAGAAAGATCTCCAGCCCGAGGCCGATCCCAATTGCCCCAGCAAAGATCATTGCAGCGAGGGCCAGCCTCGGCAACCAACCACGATCAGCGGTTCCACTGGTGGCAAATACGCTCCATGCCGCGATCGTGCTAATCGAGATGCTCACGCAAGAAAATAAGATCGCTACCCAAAACTGGGGTGTCGAAACGACAACGATGCTCGAAGCGACGGCCAAGCCAAGCGGTAAAAAGCGACTCCCAAACCAGCGTGCTTTACGCAACGTGAGCACGATCCCCGCAAAATAAAAGCAACTTGAATTGAAAATGTCTGCCAACATCGGAAGCAGAGCTTGCCAATGAAATGGCGTGGCCACATTTCCTGGTCGCGCTGCCCAAGCGGCAGCCAGCAGGCAGGGCAATATCAGAGAGAAATACAATAATACTAATCCGGCAAGGCACTTTGCCGAAAACACGCTCCACCGTGAAACGGGCCGATGCACAATAAACGCCCAATTATCGGGGCGAGTTTCAAAAACACTTTGCGCAACGCCCATCAATAACCCAGCCAGGGGCGCGAAAAAAATTGTTCTCTCTTGCGCCAAATGATTCAGGATGAACGGATTGCCCGTTCTGATTTCAAGCAAAACAAGTAAACATAACGCACCAAAAATCAGCAGCGCCCATTTAGCGTTCTCGTGCAGCTCTTTGAAAAAGATCATCTTCACGATGCACCTCCGACCATTTCGGTCTCGCGCTCGTCGGGCAATCGAACATTCTCCAAATTGCCTCCCAAATAACTAATGAAGGCGTCTTCCAAGCTAAGCGGGGCTTCGTCGATGCGTTGCGCGCCGAGCTGCTCCAGCACACTTCGCGTATCTCGGGTCAGGCTCACCAATGTCAGCCGCAAGGTGTTGCCTCGTGGTACACATTGAATCAGTCCGCGTAGCGGCGGCAGCTCTGGCGGTCGGCCGGAAAAGGTCAATACAAACTGCTGCACACAACTACGGAAAGTTTCCAACGAGCATTCAGCGCGTAACACGCTGTAGTCGAGCACCGCGATGTGATCGGCCATGCGCTCAATGTCGGCCAGTAAGTGCGAGGAAAAAATGATCGTGCGGTCGGCCTTGCGCGTGGCATAAACCATCGATTCCAACAGCGACCGCCGCGCCACCGGGTCTAATCCAATCGCTGGATCGTCGAGAATCAATAGATCGGGCTCTGCGGCCAAGACCATTGCCAAACACAATCCCGCCCGTTCTCCGCGGGACATATTGCGCGCTGGTGTTTTGGAATCGACGCGAAAGAATTCCAGCACGGTATTAAATAGCTGGTGGTTCCATTTCGGATAAAACCGCGATTGAAACTTTTCCGCATCTTTCACGCGCATCCATCCAAACACTGGATGGGCTTCTGCTAGATATCCGATTTGAGCACGTACTTCTGCTGGCAGATTTTGACTGTCATATCCCAAGATCGAGCTGGTGCCCCAGGTCGGGGTCAGCAGACCGAGAATCATTCGCAAGGTCGTGGTTTTGCCCGATCCGTTTCGTCCCAGAAAACCAAAGATCGAACCTCGCGGCACGTGCAAATTCAAATTATTGGCGACGCATTTTCCTCCGAAGTATTTGGTCAAATCGTGGGTTTCGATTGCGTAGTCGCTCATGGCTGACGGGCCTCATTGATCGATTTCTTCCATCAACAGCCGTAACTTGCGTTCCAGCGCCTGCTGCATTTCGTTGGGAGTGAAGCCAAGGTAAACGCCTTCGTTGATAAACGCCTCCAGGTTCGCATTGATCCGCCGCAAGCGCTCGGACTTCGTATAAACGGCGCGTCGCCGGGCAACATAAACGCCTTTGCCATGACGCGATTCTAGGATTCCCTGGCGGACTAAATCGGCATAGGTTTTTCGGACCGTGTTGGGGTTAATCACCAATTGTTCGGCCAACATTCGCACACTGGGCAATTGCTCTCCCAGGGCCAAATTGCCGGTGGCAATAGCGCGGCAGATTTGATCGACGATTTGCCGGTAAATTGGCACATCGCTCCCCGTCACGATGGAGATTTCAATAGGCATTGCACTGACCCCCGTGGACTAGATATAGTAGTACAGTATCAATCTTCGCCAACTCTGTCAACGATCCGTGCAGATATTTTTGAAAAAAGCAAAGTGATCGAAATCGTCGCTCCGCGGCGTCCCGTTCAATCGGCAGTCGATCAGACTGTTGGCGACGGCGATTAAGAGCCTGGGGACAAACCGATGAAACACATCAATAACCACCTAAGCTCAGTGAACCAGCGCGGAGTGCGTGGATTGCAAATCGGTCACGCATGCCAGCATCACTGCAATTGATATTTAGGCCGCATTTGTGTTCATGGTTTCATGGCGAAGAGTTGGTCGCTACATCAGCCGTGTAGTTCAGGGTGGGGCTCACGCTCTAGTTGGTCAAGCTTATTCTTCTGGCCATCGTTCAGCAAACTGCGGATCTGCTTGTCGGTCTGTTCCCGCAATCGCCTTACGTTGCCCAATCGCTCTTCGTGGGACAGGCCTTCGTCGCGGTCAAGCTTCTGTGAGGCGTCCTGTAAACTTTCCAGCATCGGTTTAATTTTAGCCTGCTGATCATCGGCGAGATTCAGTCTTTCGGCCAGCACCTTCAACTGCTGCTCGACAGTTGGGCCGCCCAGTTCACCGTGCAGCTCAGGGTGGGGCTCGCGATCCAGTTGATCAAGCATTTTCCTTTGGTCATCATTTAGAATCGCTCGGATTTGATTGCCAGCCTGTTGACGCGATGTCCGCACACCATCCAGGCGCTCCTCATGAGACAAGGCTTTATTTTGCTCAAGCTTCTGTTGAGAGTCGTAGAGCCCTTTGAGGATCGGCAAGACACGGGCTTCCTGTTCACTAGTAAGTTTG
Coding sequences:
- a CDS encoding GntR family transcriptional regulator, encoding MPIEISIVTGSDVPIYRQIVDQICRAIATGNLALGEQLPSVRMLAEQLVINPNTVRKTYADLVRQGILESRHGKGVYVARRRAVYTKSERLRRINANLEAFINEGVYLGFTPNEMQQALERKLRLLMEEIDQ
- a CDS encoding ABC transporter ATP-binding protein gives rise to the protein MSDYAIETHDLTKYFGGKCVANNLNLHVPRGSIFGFLGRNGSGKTTTLRMILGLLTPTWGTSSILGYDSQNLPAEVRAQIGYLAEAHPVFGWMRVKDAEKFQSRFYPKWNHQLFNTVLEFFRVDSKTPARNMSRGERAGLCLAMVLAAEPDLLILDDPAIGLDPVARRSLLESMVYATRKADRTIIFSSHLLADIERMADHIAVLDYSVLRAECSLETFRSCVQQFVLTFSGRPPELPPLRGLIQCVPRGNTLRLTLVSLTRDTRSVLEQLGAQRIDEAPLSLEDAFISYLGGNLENVRLPDERETEMVGGAS